The genomic stretch ACATAGGGACCTGGCAACAAGCCCCTGGTGTAAAtccacaaccccccccccccccgcccccgccccccgcaggaTCCTCCATAAAGCAGCAGGGAAATGCTGCCACACCTGGGCCACAGACCCGGCAACCAGCAGGCAGCCCATGCAGCCAGACCCTCGTGTCTGGCTGGCCTGGCCCACCACACAGCCTCTGGCTGCTGCAACCTGTGTGGGTCCTTGGCCCGGACCCCAGGTCCTGGGAGCAGGTCTTCTCTGTCCCTCTGGGCACTTCTCTGTGTGCAGAGGACAGGGTTCCATGAACCTGGGATCTCCAGACACTGCCCCAGGGGGCGGCAGCCCCTCCTGAATAGGTCAGACTATGGCTCCAAATCAGAGGAGGTCTATTGGCACAGCAGAAGTTGTTCCTGGGATAGACTCCAACTCATggaataaaaatgctttattataCAAATCTCACACAGGTCCTGGGCCAAGTCCACGTCCCCAGCTGGGCCCTGGCTCTGAGCCTGCTGTGTCCCCCACCTGGCCTGCAGTGCCAGGTTCGCCTATGAAGTGTGCAACTGTCCATAAGCAGGCCGCATGTGAGGCGGGCCTCCCCAAGCAGTGGACAAGCAGTCTCTGTGGCAGCCGCACCCTGAAGACAGGTGGGGGGAGCAAAGTGCGTCCCCCACACTAGGCTTAGGGGCCACAGGGGTCCACGCAGTCCTTCCCGCTGCGGAACACTTGGTAGATGCTGGTGGGAGGAAACATGGCCACGGCGCCGAGCAGGGAGCCCACCTGGATGGCCACGCCAGCGGCCAGCAACGCCGGCTGGCCCCCACCATGCAGGAGCGAGCTGGCAGCCACCTTCACGTACGAGAACACGCCCAGGCACAGAACCCACGACACCACCTAGGAGGGTGGACACAGCAGCAGGCTGAGCGGAGATGCCCCGCTCTGAGCAAACCCCTCCCGACTGCCACCCTTTTTGTTGCCCTGTTCCCAGACTACTCACCACAAGGACCACCCCTGCGGAGGTGCCCACCAGTGGTGGGCAGGGGCTCAGGACTGCCAGCACCATCAGGTAGGCCCCAAAGAACATGCCCAGCAGAGAAAGACCGCCCAGCCCTGCCAGGGACCTGACAAGGGTAAGTCAAAACTCAGAGCTGGCTGTGCCTCGCCCAGCCCTCACCCCTAAATCCCGTCCCGAGGGGCCTGGGCTCCCTGTGTACCTGCACAGAACACACATGGCCAGAAAGCAGGCGAGTGGATTGGCAGCACTGCCCAGCACCACAGCCAAGTGGTAGGCGAGGCGCCCGTAAGGCAAGCAGGAATAGCTCTGCACAGCGGGCAACACACCGTTGGTCAGAGCGTTGGTGACGGCCAGCAGGCCCAGCAGGAAGGCACCGTGGGCGGAGAGCAGCCTGGGGGCCGCAGGTTCTGGGCTGGGGGTGGCGTCTGCAGCTGGGCTGGGGGGTTCCTGCAGGGGTGaggcttcttcctcttcctcttcctcctcctgcacTCCTGGGGCTCCCACCCGcaggccaggccctgggccacCCGTGGGTAAAGACGGTGGCGATGGCAACAGCAGCAGGAGACCCTGAAAGGCGGCAGCTGAAATGACCAATAAGGTGGACAAGATCCCAAAGAAGGTGCTGGCGGGAAAACGCTCTGGGAAGTCGAGGGGGGGCCCAGGGGTGCCATTGGTGGGGGTTGGTGGGCACTCGAGGCGGCCTACACCCTGCACTAGAGCCAGGACACAGGGCAGCAAAGCGCTGAGGCCTTGGCCCAGAAAGAAGGACCGCAAGAAGGGAGGCGGCAGGTGGCTCAGGAAGGGCAGGAAAGTGACGTTAGAAGCACAGCAGGCCAGCGCCAGCACGAAGGCCAGAGCCAGGAAGGCCACAGAGTGCTCCTGCCCTGCCACTGTGGTCACCTGCAGCCACAGGGGGGCCAGCAGGGCCGTGCCCACCACGCTCATCGCCTGCACCACCTGGATGGGAACCCGCTCGCCCTTGCCCGGGGCCAGCCGCCGCCACATGGTCACcaccaggaggcccaggttccccAGAGCCACAAGCACAGAGAGGTAGGAGGGCAGACTCCAACCTGCAAGCAAAGAAAGAAGGCAGCCGTGTCAGGGGCAGGACGCCCAGGGAAGGAGAGCAGCTGCAGCCTCGCCCCCCAACTCACCCTCGGGTAGGTCTTTCACCACCACAGGCAGCTCCACCCAGATACCATTGACTGCAGCCCATGAGCCCATGCCAAAGAGGGCTACCAGCAGGTGGGTCAGCACCAGACGGCCCAGCGGGGGTGCTGCCATTCAGGCCAAGGCTGGAGCCTCCAGGACAGGGCAAAGGTCACAGCCAGCTCTTCTTTTCCCCACCAAGGTCCAAAGAAGATGTTTCGGCTCTGGGAACTGAAAACCTGGTCTGGTTGGAAGGGAACAGACTCTCATGCAGGATcacaacagaaaaacacaaaaccgGAGTAAGGAGAGCACCAGGCGGCCAAGACCAGGGATACTGAGTGGGGTGCCAGGGGTGGGGTATGGGAGGTAGGAGGGGTCAGGCAAACCCGGGACACACCAGGATACACGTACCCCGCAGACAGGCAGGGTAGCGGGAAGCGTCGAAGCCCAGGGCAGAAGGAGTAAAGAGAGAGATGACCTTCGGGTCTGAGTGGCCGAGACCGCCGCCACCACACTCGCACCTACGGACACGGAACAAGGACTCCGGGACAGGGCGCCGCACACCGCTGCGGCTTCTGCAAGCCGCGGGACAGTCGGAGCCGAGTCGGGGCTAGGGGTGTGACCGCGGCGGGAAGCGCCCCGCCCTACGTCGGGGAGCGGCGGAGTGCCGACCGGTGCGCCCAGGTCCCGCACCTCCCGGTCCTGATCCTGAGCGCTGCCGTCCGTCCAGCCACAGTCTGAGGGCGCCGCCTCCGCCCCGGGCCACGACAGTAGAGGTAAGACGCAGCTGAGCCGGAGCGAGAGCCGCAACTCACCCGCCGGACCTCTGCGAACGCGCTTTGCCGACCCGGCCCAGCGCCGGAAGCCCTGCCCCGGAAGTCAGGTACTAACAATAGCGAAGGGCCGACCCGAGTTCCAGGCCCCGCCCAGGTCCCGCCCTTCCGCCATGGGGCCCGCCTCTTCCGCCCCCCGGTGGAACCTGGATCCCGGCGAACGGTTATGGCTTCAGGGGCTGCAGGCCTGGCCCGCCCGGCCCGGCGCCGAGTCCGGCTCGTGCACCCGGCCGCGGCGCAGACCCGCTCGGCGGAAGACTGGTGGTGGGACCGACTTGCTCCGAGCGGCTCAGGGTACCACTTGCTGCAGTCGGACAGCATGCTGCTGGTGCTGCCAGGTCCGGGGCCCGCCCGCCTCCGCGCGCAGAGACGCGTCGCCCGCCAAGCTCGGCGGCTGCGGTCCCCGGGGTCCCGCGCGGCCGAGGCCAAGCCCAGTTCCGCGCCCGCGCCCACGCCGCTGCAGGAGCCCGACCCGGGCTGGGGCGACCGCGTTCCCCTGGAAATCCTGCTGCAGATTTTCGGGTTGCTGGTGGCGGCGGATGGGCCTATACCCTTTCTCGGCAGGTATCCTAGGCCCTTTGCGCGCAGCGCCGTAGCTCAGGCCGACCGAATAGGCACGCAGCGGGGGCCCTAGCGCCCACAAACGCGTCCGCGGCAGCAGTCTCTCAGGGTCTAATTGGAACCCCCGGGGCCACACTTTGAACTGACCGCGGCGCTGTGAGAGTTGCGGGGGGCAGGTCCCTCTTACGTAACCCCATAGCGGCAGCCAATGAGGGCGAGCGTCGGCCGCAGAAGGCCCGGCCCCTCAGCAGATCCTTTCTCCCAGGGCTGCCCGCGTGTGCCGCCGCTGGAACGAGGCCGCCTCCCAGCCTGCACTCTGGCACACCCTGACCCTGTCTCCCCCGCTGGCTGGCCGCCCTGCCAAGAGTGGGGCCAAGGCTGAGAAGAAGCTCCTTTCTTCCCTGGAGTGGCTTATGCCTAATCGGTGAGGAAATCCATGTTTTTCTTACTCCCTCACGTCACTTTTGTGTTGTTTGAAAGCCCCAGGCCCCTTCCTGCATCCCTGCACCAAGGGGATGGGCGGGGAGAACGCTGGCAGAAGGGAAGCAAGGAAACAGCCTGCAGCTCTGCCTCTGCGGTCCGCCCAGGTTCTCACAGCTCCAGAGGCTGACTCTCATCCATTGGAAGTCCCAGGTACACCCTGTGTTGAAGGTGAGAGCGGGAGGCTGCCCTGCACATCAGCCATGACACTCTGGGTTGCCCAGTACTTCCAGGAAGTGAGTCAGGTACCGTGGGGGCCCAGTGATGCCCCATGAGGATGCCtgcttggttttcttttcctggCATCTCCTCCAGGAGGGAGGAGTGAAAAGTGGGAGCACCCAGGTAGGCCTGGTATGGCCAGAAAGGAGCTCATTGCTGAGACAGTGAAGTGGCGCTGGCACCAGCCGTTGGTCTCTTTCCCTTGCCTTTCTCCAACCCCCAGCTGGCCCTCTGTCTTCCACAGCTGGTTAGTGAGTCCTGTCCTCGGCTCACCTTCCTCAAGCTTTCTGACTGTCATGGTGTGACCCTTGAAGCTCTTATCATGCTAGCCAAAGCCTGCCCTCAGCTCCACAGCCTGGACATACAGCACTCAATGGTGAGCCCTATGTCCCCAGGGGCCCCAAGGAAGCCTGGGCTGAGGTGGCAGGTACCCCTGTGCTGGGTCCCTAGGTGAAGTCC from Odocoileus virginianus isolate 20LAN1187 ecotype Illinois unplaced genomic scaffold, Ovbor_1.2 Unplaced_Contig_23, whole genome shotgun sequence encodes the following:
- the SLC52A2 gene encoding solute carrier family 52, riboflavin transporter, member 2 isoform X3; translated protein: MAAPPLGRLVLTHLLVALFGMGSWAAVNGIWVELPVVVKDLPEGWSLPSYLSVLVALGNLGLLVVTMWRRLAPGKGERVPIQVVQAMSVVGTALLAPLWLQGLLLLLPSPPSLPTGGPGPGLRVGAPGVQEEEEEEEEASPLQEPPSPAADATPSPEPAAPRLLSAHGAFLLGLLAVTNALTNGVLPAVQSYSCLPYGRLAYHLAVVLGSAANPLACFLAMCVLCRSLAGLGGLSLLGMFFGAYLMVLAVLSPCPPLVGTSAGVVLVPAAVSTLLGGVVGSVPGRVLVREGGCQLAPAWWGPAGVAGRWRGHPGGLPARRRGHVSSHQHLPSVPQREGLRGPLWPLSLVWGTHFAPPTCLQGAAATETACPLLGEARLTCGLLMDSCTLHRRTWHCRPGGGHSRLRARAQLGTWTWPRTCVRFV
- the SLC52A2 gene encoding solute carrier family 52, riboflavin transporter, member 2 isoform X2; the encoded protein is MAAPPLGRLVLTHLLVALFGMGSWAAVNGIWVELPVVVKDLPEGWSLPSYLSVLVALGNLGLLVVTMWRRLAPGKGERVPIQVVQAMSVVGTALLAPLWLQVTTVAGQEHSVAFLALAFVLALACCASNVTFLPFLSHLPPPFLRSFFLGQGLSALLPCVLALVQGVGRLECPPTPTNGTPGPPLDFPERFPASTFFGILSTLLVISAAAFQGLLLLLPSPPSLPTGGPGPGLRVGAPGVQEEEEEEEEASPLQEPPSPAADATPSPEPAAPRLLSAHGAFLLGLLAVTNALTNGVLPAVQSYSCLPYGRLAYHLAVVLGSAANPLACFLAMCVLCRSLAGLGGLSLLGMFFGAYLMVLAVLSPCPPLVGTSAGVVLVVVSWVLCLGVFSYVKVAASSLLHGGGQPALLAAGVAIQVGSLLGAVAMFPPTSIYQVFRSGKDCVDPCGP
- the SLC52A2 gene encoding solute carrier family 52, riboflavin transporter, member 2 isoform X1, which codes for MAAPPLGRLVLTHLLVALFGMGSWAAVNGIWVELPVVVKDLPEGWSLPSYLSVLVALGNLGLLVVTMWRRLAPGKGERVPIQVVQAMSVVGTALLAPLWLQVTTVAGQEHSVAFLALAFVLALACCASNVTFLPFLSHLPPPFLRSFFLGQGLSALLPCVLALVQGVGRLECPPTPTNGTPGPPLDFPERFPASTFFGILSTLLVISAAAFQGLLLLLPSPPSLPTGGPGPGLRVGAPGVQEEEEEEEEASPLQEPPSPAADATPSPEPAAPRLLSAHGAFLLGLLAVTNALTNGVLPAVQSYSCLPYGRLAYHLAVVLGSAANPLACFLAMCVLCRSLAGLGGLSLLGMFFGAYLMVLAVLSPCPPLVGTSAGVVLVPAAVSTLLGGVVGSVPGRVLVREGGCQLAPAWWGPAGVAGRWRGHPGGLPARRRGHVSSHQHLPSVPQREGLRGPLWPLSLVWGTHFAPPTCLQGAAATETACPLLGEARLTCGLLMDSCTLHRRTWHCRPGGGHSRLRARAQLGTWTWPRTCVRFV
- the FBXL6 gene encoding F-box/LRR-repeat protein 6 isoform X4: MASGAAGLARPARRRVRLVHPAAAQTRSAEDWWWDRLAPSGSGYHLLQSDSMLLVLPGPGPARLRAQRRVARQARRLRSPGSRAAEAKPSSAPAPTPLQEPDPGWGDRVPLEILLQIFGLLVAADGPIPFLGRAARVCRRWNEAASQPALWHTLTLSPPLAGRPAKSGAKAEKKLLSSLEWLMPNRFSQLQRLTLIHWKSQVHPVLKLVSESCPRLTFLKLSDCHGVTLEALIMLAKACPQLHSLDIQHSMVKSTAVVSFLEEAGPRMRKLWLTYNPQTTAILGALLGSCCPQLQVLEVSTGLSHNITPFQLPVEALQKGCPQLQLCDKQLPRSAVPQLGILPLPSPGPEAGLQRPRGSPMVPGAAAHQPPLPQLGSSRPLCQPALPCLFSQFWIFECFVIIKPFLELLCGLWDQSEGTGVVPEGTTWGYPPEFLSLPVAVPCQLPPGLSVCACVTHPRALR